In Halorussus limi, a genomic segment contains:
- a CDS encoding PAS domain S-box protein, producing the protein MGYLARGIEQVGGRRVVLALGGLYVAIAVAFPVTPAVGDRRVNDVLMISLLVGASGLALSYGGYRLSQSDVRPDLYHVVAGWCVRAIEVMVGILLFISVITELNDPLANFLILPALASVAGLGMGYHDGQAQTRAVDAEEYSQELERYETIVQTVNDGIFVTNEDNRFILVNDAYTELVGYDREEIIGSPASFVMAEKENAAALREEVERDLERETFGSKMYETRLQTASGEIIEVEWTVAPLPEPEDTTPDTVGVVRDVTERNERERRLERQNEQLDNFASLLAHELRNPVNIGQIYSQQLSPEEHPQAVEYVTEAFDRIEDMIEVLLLVARGREAVSECSPVRLADAARQAWDESDTSEATLDVTTDLTIDVDETYIRHLFRNLFENAVEHGGASVTVTVGDLPTGFYVADDGRGIEPDEQKTVFETGYTSSENEGGMGLGLTFVQEMADVYGWECSVAESAAGGARFEFENVTKTRRVTE; encoded by the coding sequence ATGGGGTACTTGGCACGGGGTATCGAGCAGGTCGGTGGACGCCGCGTCGTCCTCGCCCTCGGGGGACTCTACGTCGCCATTGCCGTCGCGTTCCCAGTCACGCCAGCCGTCGGCGACAGAAGAGTCAACGACGTGTTGATGATTTCGTTGCTCGTCGGCGCAAGCGGTCTCGCGCTCTCCTACGGTGGCTATCGGCTCTCACAGAGCGACGTCCGTCCTGACCTCTACCACGTCGTCGCCGGGTGGTGCGTTCGCGCCATCGAAGTCATGGTCGGTATCCTCCTGTTCATCTCGGTCATCACCGAACTAAACGACCCCCTCGCGAACTTCCTCATCCTCCCTGCACTCGCGAGCGTGGCCGGCCTCGGGATGGGGTATCACGATGGACAGGCCCAGACCAGAGCCGTGGACGCCGAAGAGTACAGCCAAGAACTCGAACGCTACGAAACCATCGTCCAAACCGTCAACGATGGCATCTTCGTTACCAACGAAGACAACCGCTTCATACTGGTGAACGACGCCTACACCGAACTCGTCGGGTACGACCGCGAGGAAATTATCGGCTCGCCCGCCTCGTTCGTCATGGCCGAGAAGGAGAACGCAGCGGCACTACGCGAGGAGGTGGAGCGCGACCTCGAACGAGAGACTTTCGGCTCGAAAATGTACGAGACGAGGCTGCAAACTGCGTCCGGGGAGATAATCGAGGTCGAATGGACTGTCGCACCCCTTCCAGAGCCGGAGGACACCACGCCCGACACGGTCGGTGTCGTGCGCGACGTGACCGAGCGAAACGAGCGTGAACGCCGACTCGAACGTCAGAACGAGCAGCTGGATAATTTCGCGAGTCTCCTCGCGCACGAACTTCGGAACCCGGTCAACATCGGCCAAATTTACAGCCAACAGCTCTCACCTGAGGAGCATCCACAGGCGGTGGAGTACGTCACGGAAGCGTTCGACCGCATCGAAGACATGATCGAGGTCCTGCTACTCGTGGCACGGGGCCGAGAGGCAGTCTCCGAGTGTTCGCCGGTGCGGCTTGCAGATGCAGCGCGGCAAGCGTGGGACGAGTCGGACACGTCCGAGGCGACGCTGGACGTGACGACCGACCTGACGATAGACGTGGACGAGACGTACATCCGCCATCTGTTTCGGAATCTCTTCGAGAACGCGGTCGAACATGGCGGGGCCAGCGTCACCGTCACGGTCGGCGACCTTCCGACCGGCTTCTACGTGGCCGACGACGGTCGCGGTATCGAACCAGACGAACAGAAGACTGTGTTCGAGACGGGATACACGTCCTCGGAAAATGAGGGAGGGATGGGGTTAGGACTGACGTTCGTCCAAGAGATGGCGGACGTGTACGGGTGGGAGTGTTCGGTGGCGGAGAGCGCCGCTGGTGGGGCGCGGTTCGAGTTCGAGAACGTAACCAAGACGCGGCGGGTGACTGAATAG